A genomic segment from Candidatus Tiamatella incendiivivens encodes:
- a CDS encoding D-glycerate dehydrogenase translates to MRPRVFISREIPSKGLEMIKQHFDIDVWGEYTAPPYEVVLEKAKQADALVTLLTDKIDCNLIETGVRNKLRIISQYAVGFDNIDIGCATKNGVYVTNTPGVLTDATADLTWALILATARRIVESDKFVRGGKWYKSRTGWHPMMMLGLEIHGATLGVIGMGRIGRAVAKRARGFDMRVLYYDKYRLPGEVERSLCTTYVDLDTLLRESDVVTIHTPLTKETYHLIGENKLKKMKPTAILVNTSRGKVIDTYALAKALSEKWIAGAGLDVHEEEPLPPDHPLTKLGNVVLAPHIGSATHKTRTRMATLVAENLIAFLNGEVPPTLVNKEVLKVKSPGFK, encoded by the coding sequence ATGCGTCCGAGGGTTTTCATATCAAGAGAAATACCTAGCAAAGGCCTTGAGATGATAAAACAACACTTCGACATAGATGTGTGGGGTGAGTACACAGCTCCTCCTTATGAAGTAGTCTTGGAGAAAGCAAAACAAGCAGATGCTTTAGTAACATTACTCACAGACAAAATAGACTGCAATTTAATTGAAACTGGAGTGAGAAACAAGCTGAGAATCATTAGCCAGTATGCTGTGGGATTCGATAACATTGATATTGGTTGTGCAACAAAAAACGGGGTATATGTGACGAATACTCCTGGCGTATTAACGGATGCTACTGCCGATTTAACTTGGGCATTAATCTTAGCTACAGCGAGAAGGATAGTTGAATCTGATAAATTTGTACGAGGTGGAAAATGGTATAAAAGTAGGACTGGCTGGCATCCTATGATGATGCTAGGACTAGAGATACATGGAGCCACACTAGGAGTCATCGGTATGGGAAGGATAGGCAGAGCGGTTGCGAAGAGAGCTAGGGGATTCGACATGAGGGTGCTGTATTATGATAAGTACAGGCTTCCAGGAGAAGTCGAGAGAAGCCTCTGCACAACATACGTCGACTTGGATACTCTCCTCAGGGAAAGTGATGTAGTCACCATACATACACCATTAACTAAGGAGACTTATCACTTAATAGGCGAAAATAAACTCAAGAAAATGAAGCCAACAGCTATCCTTGTTAATACCAGCAGGGGCAAAGTGATAGACACCTATGCGCTAGCGAAGGCATTATCGGAGAAATGGATAGCAGGAGCAGGGCTCGACGTCCATGAAGAAGAACCCCTACCGCCTGATCACCCATTGACGAAACTAGGCAATGTTGTACTTGCACCCCATATAGGTAGTGCTACCCATAAAACCAGAACCAGAATGGCAACTCTAGTCGCAGAAAACCTAATTGCATTCCTCAACGGAGAAGTACCACCAACACTCGTTAACAAAGAAGTACTAAAGGTGAAGAGCCCTGGATTCAAATGA
- a CDS encoding DUF167 family protein, giving the protein MNCMEAMDKLVMRDKEDCILRIQVYPSSKKEEILFASDSIIVRVTSPPRGGRANEDVVKLFKKKMKVKAKIESGFKSRDKMLRVYNVDCKDLAGKICGV; this is encoded by the coding sequence ATGAATTGCATGGAAGCTATGGACAAGCTAGTTATGAGAGATAAGGAGGATTGCATTCTAAGGATTCAGGTATACCCGTCTTCAAAGAAAGAAGAGATACTGTTCGCTAGTGATTCTATAATAGTCCGAGTAACATCACCTCCTAGAGGCGGCCGAGCAAATGAGGATGTTGTCAAGCTATTTAAGAAGAAGATGAAAGTAAAAGCCAAAATAGAATCAGGGTTCAAGTCCAGGGATAAAATGTTGAGGGTATACAATGTCGATTGCAAAGACTTGGCTGGGAAAATCTGTGGGGTGTAA
- a CDS encoding arginine--tRNA ligase, with product MDPYYKFIDIITSILSEVTNTGKNELVKLLRTSSGGKYGDLSFPLIRYAKKLGVSTNELFSKVESRVTGNEELSIYMLSVSLENGYLNIILDETGLSQAYFSKVKENAITIPQTPDRKTIVIEHTSANPVHPLHMGHARNSSLGDTLARLLEARGHLVNTRFYIDDVGRQSAVAALGVKLVGLSVRDLAREYGLKPDWVIGYVYSITHLLLDIYDLTKKINEAEGDEAEKDLISKRDDLLINLSKVLDNAPEGLGDKLLEAFEELKEKKDPFEELKDIMYSYENKADEKTVQLVRDSVEASLEGFKETLDLMDVGFDSWDWESDVVWSGLVWKIIEEAKGSPYATIYKEALALDLREAASSQEVIQHIELPRTLEIPPLILARSDGTTLYTTRDIAYTIYKYRETRADNVINVIGADQKLPQIQIRLALYTLGYEKEALNTTHYSYEIVRLPGERMSGRKGRLLGLDTVLQETYGKALSEVEKRNPGLDENEKENIAWKIAVGAVRYSMTSINAMRPIIYSVDRATSFEGNSGPYIQYTYARANGILRKQGEIDWSNITYNTAKNPVIRNLLLATIRLPYFAAKAADDLKPELLSNYLVELADVFNSWYQRDSVLQEKDYGVKMYKAALTLLVKEMLGLGMKLIGIPLTPRM from the coding sequence ATGGATCCTTATTACAAGTTCATTGATATAATCACTAGCATATTATCTGAAGTCACGAATACTGGGAAGAATGAACTTGTCAAACTTTTGCGAACGAGTAGCGGGGGAAAATATGGGGATCTCAGTTTTCCCCTAATCCGGTACGCTAAGAAACTAGGTGTTAGTACAAATGAATTATTCTCAAAGGTAGAGTCTAGAGTTACAGGCAATGAGGAATTGTCTATTTACATGTTAAGTGTATCACTTGAGAATGGCTACCTGAATATAATTCTGGATGAAACCGGTTTATCCCAAGCATATTTCAGTAAGGTGAAAGAGAATGCAATAACTATACCACAAACACCCGATAGGAAAACTATTGTAATTGAGCACACAAGCGCCAATCCTGTTCACCCTCTCCACATGGGACATGCTAGAAATAGCAGTCTAGGAGATACGCTTGCAAGACTCTTGGAGGCTCGAGGACACCTTGTTAACACTAGATTCTATATTGATGATGTGGGGCGTCAATCTGCTGTTGCTGCATTAGGAGTCAAACTTGTAGGCTTAAGTGTAAGGGATCTAGCAAGGGAATATGGGCTTAAGCCAGACTGGGTTATTGGATACGTCTATAGCATAACTCACTTATTGTTAGATATCTATGATCTGACTAAAAAGATCAATGAAGCTGAAGGAGACGAGGCGGAAAAAGATCTTATTAGTAAACGTGACGACCTTTTGATAAATCTGTCTAAGGTACTTGATAACGCTCCCGAAGGTTTGGGAGATAAACTTCTAGAAGCATTCGAGGAGTTGAAAGAGAAAAAAGATCCCTTTGAAGAATTGAAAGACATTATGTATTCCTATGAGAACAAGGCAGATGAAAAAACTGTCCAGCTTGTAAGAGATAGTGTGGAAGCTAGTTTGGAAGGTTTCAAGGAAACGCTAGATTTAATGGATGTAGGCTTCGATAGTTGGGACTGGGAGAGCGATGTTGTTTGGAGTGGTTTAGTATGGAAAATCATCGAAGAAGCTAAGGGAAGCCCCTATGCAACCATCTATAAAGAAGCACTCGCACTGGATTTAAGGGAAGCGGCTTCATCCCAGGAAGTAATCCAACACATTGAGTTACCAAGAACTCTTGAAATACCCCCTCTTATACTAGCCAGAAGCGACGGAACCACATTGTATACAACCCGTGACATCGCATACACTATATATAAATACAGGGAAACAAGAGCAGACAACGTTATCAACGTCATAGGAGCCGACCAGAAACTGCCTCAAATCCAAATAAGACTAGCACTATATACCCTCGGATACGAGAAGGAAGCATTAAACACTACCCATTACTCATACGAAATAGTCAGGCTCCCAGGGGAAAGGATGTCCGGGAGAAAAGGAAGACTCCTAGGTCTAGACACGGTTCTACAGGAAACATATGGGAAAGCCTTAAGTGAAGTAGAAAAGAGGAATCCAGGACTAGATGAGAATGAGAAAGAGAATATTGCGTGGAAAATAGCTGTAGGAGCAGTAAGGTACTCTATGACATCTATAAACGCGATGAGGCCCATAATCTACTCCGTGGACAGGGCGACAAGCTTCGAGGGCAACAGTGGCCCATACATACAGTACACATATGCGAGAGCAAACGGTATACTTAGAAAACAAGGGGAAATAGATTGGAGCAACATTACCTACAATACGGCTAAGAACCCAGTAATAAGAAACCTCTTACTGGCAACTATACGCCTACCATATTTCGCCGCTAAAGCTGCAGACGACCTGAAACCAGAATTGCTGTCAAACTATTTGGTGGAACTGGCAGACGTATTCA